One window of Corynebacterium doosanense CAU 212 = DSM 45436 genomic DNA carries:
- a CDS encoding response regulator: protein MDFTVTVIDDDFRVAGIHADIVDSTPGFRLLSSARSLGEARQLMVADPPDLILVDVYLPDGDGIEFARRAAADALILSSAADADTVHRAFQAGALAYLIKPFSGKQLTDRLNGYQRFRQALSAGGDLTQEKVDQARAVLSDSATPVARPARAATEQLLLDTLGSAEMTATELAERTGVSRATAQRRLADLAGQGSVIIRLRYGQSGRPEHLYSRAE from the coding sequence ATGGACTTCACGGTGACCGTGATCGACGACGACTTCCGGGTGGCCGGCATCCACGCGGACATCGTGGACTCCACCCCGGGATTTCGGCTGCTCTCCTCGGCGCGTTCGCTGGGGGAGGCGCGCCAGCTCATGGTCGCCGACCCGCCGGACCTCATCCTCGTCGACGTCTATCTCCCCGACGGCGACGGCATCGAGTTCGCGCGCCGGGCCGCCGCGGACGCGCTCATCCTCTCCTCGGCCGCCGACGCGGACACGGTGCACCGCGCCTTCCAGGCCGGGGCGCTGGCGTACCTCATCAAACCTTTCTCCGGGAAGCAGCTCACCGACCGGCTGAACGGCTACCAGCGGTTTCGCCAGGCGCTGAGCGCCGGCGGCGATCTCACGCAGGAGAAGGTGGATCAGGCCCGGGCGGTGCTGAGCGACTCGGCCACTCCCGTGGCGCGTCCGGCGCGGGCAGCCACGGAACAGCTGCTTCTGGACACCCTGGGCTCCGCCGAAATGACCGCCACCGAACTGGCCGAACGCACCGGAGTGTCCCGGGCGACGGCACAGCGTCGGCTAGCGGACCTAGCCGGCCAGGGAAGCGTGATCATCCGGCTGCGTTACGGCCAGTCGGGCAGGCCGGAGCACCTGTACTCGCGGGCGGAGTGA
- a CDS encoding sensor histidine kinase: MRFTTKVLLLQLATVLAVVTVATGVYTYFAVERLRDDAENSALLIARTVAAQPVVRAEVAAQSADGVLPDRASLIDGPLQQLATESALSSGALFVVITDSSGKRLSHPETEKLGETVSTSFSETLRGEEVTAWETGTLGPSARAKVPVYAPGSDTPVGQVSVGFQPASAYDDLPLVLVVIAGGGVLALVVGGIAALLLRRWWEKTTLGIQPEELSALVQTQAVVLDGVDDGVLAVDEGGTVQMANDRATSVLGRDPVGTSVEKLGIPLKSVDGVVVGGHVLYIDVKPVRRGNRVLGSVVVLRDRTDLTALAGRLDSVRSMTSALRVQRHEFANAMHAAAGLIDAGRSDEAAGFLRDLQQHGPVDYPLEGIEHLEEPFLRSYLGAAALPAGERGVALRLAEDTFVLGELRVVEDVATVLGNLVGNGVTAAAGAPEPRWVEVTLMDSGDELVMVAADSGPGLAPGVDFLAPVDRGADDSDRVHGHGIGLSLCRDLARRRGGELWLIDRGGSGSGAIVAARLPRVMQDRQPQAGEQ; this comes from the coding sequence TTGAGATTCACCACCAAGGTGCTGCTGCTTCAGCTCGCCACGGTCCTGGCGGTCGTCACGGTCGCCACCGGCGTGTACACGTACTTCGCCGTCGAGAGGCTGCGCGACGACGCCGAGAACTCCGCCCTGCTCATCGCGCGCACCGTCGCCGCACAGCCGGTCGTGCGCGCGGAGGTCGCCGCGCAGTCCGCCGACGGCGTCCTCCCGGACCGGGCCTCGCTTATCGACGGCCCCCTCCAACAACTCGCCACAGAATCCGCCCTCAGCTCCGGCGCGCTGTTTGTGGTCATCACCGACTCCTCCGGCAAGCGCCTGTCCCACCCCGAGACGGAGAAGCTCGGCGAGACCGTGAGCACGAGCTTCAGCGAAACCCTGCGCGGCGAGGAGGTCACCGCCTGGGAGACGGGCACCCTCGGCCCCTCCGCGCGTGCGAAGGTGCCGGTCTACGCGCCGGGATCGGATACCCCGGTGGGCCAGGTCAGCGTCGGTTTCCAACCCGCCAGCGCCTACGACGACCTACCCCTGGTCCTGGTGGTCATCGCCGGCGGCGGCGTCCTCGCCCTGGTGGTCGGAGGGATCGCCGCGCTGCTGCTGCGCCGGTGGTGGGAGAAGACCACCCTGGGCATCCAGCCCGAGGAGCTCTCCGCGCTGGTGCAGACCCAGGCGGTGGTGCTCGACGGCGTCGACGACGGAGTGCTGGCCGTGGACGAGGGCGGGACCGTGCAGATGGCCAACGACCGCGCCACGTCGGTGCTCGGGCGCGATCCGGTGGGAACGAGCGTCGAGAAGCTGGGCATCCCCCTGAAGTCCGTCGACGGTGTGGTCGTGGGCGGGCACGTGCTCTACATCGACGTCAAACCCGTGCGCCGCGGAAACCGGGTGCTGGGCAGCGTCGTCGTGCTGCGTGACCGCACGGACCTCACCGCCCTGGCGGGCAGGCTGGATTCGGTGCGCTCGATGACCTCGGCGCTGCGTGTGCAACGCCACGAGTTCGCCAACGCCATGCATGCGGCCGCCGGGCTCATCGACGCCGGGCGTAGCGACGAGGCGGCCGGCTTCCTGCGTGACCTGCAGCAGCACGGCCCGGTGGATTATCCGCTGGAGGGAATCGAGCACCTGGAGGAACCCTTCCTGCGTTCCTACCTCGGCGCGGCGGCGTTGCCGGCGGGCGAGCGCGGAGTGGCGCTGCGGCTGGCGGAGGACACGTTTGTGCTGGGTGAGCTGCGGGTCGTCGAGGACGTGGCCACGGTCCTGGGTAACCTCGTGGGCAACGGCGTGACCGCCGCGGCCGGAGCTCCGGAGCCCCGCTGGGTGGAGGTCACACTCATGGACTCCGGAGATGAGCTGGTCATGGTTGCCGCGGACTCCGGCCCCGGCCTGGCCCCGGGCGTGGACTTCCTCGCGCCGGTGGACCGAGGCGCCGACGACAGCGACCGAGTGCACGGCCACGGCATCGGCCTCTCGCTGTGCCGCGACCTGGCCCGGCGGCGAGGCGGGGAGCTCTGGCTCATCGACCGTGGCGGCAGCGGCTCCGGGGCCATCGTGGCCGCCCGGCTTCCCCGGGTCATGCAGGACCGGCAACCTCAGGCAGGAGAGCAGTAA